The following are encoded together in the Coffea arabica cultivar ET-39 chromosome 1c, Coffea Arabica ET-39 HiFi, whole genome shotgun sequence genome:
- the LOC140004222 gene encoding myosin-6-like produces MAALISLGIGSLVWVEDPDVAWIDGEVVEVNGQEVKVLTTSGKTVVVKSTNVYPKDAEAPPCGVDDMTRLAYLHEPGVLYNLRSRYDINEIYTYTGNILIAVNPFTRLPHLYDNHMMQQYKGAAFGELSPHPFAVADAAYRLMMNDGINQSILVSGESGAGKTESTKQLMRYLAYMGGRAAAEGRTVEQQVLESNPVLEAFGNAKTVRNNNSSRFGKFVEIQFDDKGRISGAAVRTYLLERSRVCQVSDPERNYHCFYMLCAAPQEDLQRYKLGDPRSFHYLNQTNCYMLDGVDDSKEYLATRKAMDIVGINADEQDGIFRVVASILHLGNIEFAKGKEIDSSVPKDEKSWFHLRTAAELLMCDAKALEDSLCKRVIVTRDETITKWLDPEAAVVSRDALAKVVYSRLFDWLVDKINSSIGQDPNSKLLIGVLDIYGFESFKTNSFEQFCINLTNEKLQQHFNQHVFKMEQEEYTKEEINWSYIEFIDNQDVLDLIEKKPGGIIALLDEACMFPRSTHETFAQKLYQTFKNNKRFSKPKLSRSDFTVCHYAGDVTYQTELFLDKNKDYVIAEHQDLLNASTCSFVAGLFPPTGEESSKQSKFSSIGSRFKQQLQSLLETLNGTEPHYIRCVKPNNLLKPAIFENQNVLQQLRCGGVMEAIRISCAGYPTRKPFYEFLDRFGILAPDVLDGSNDEVAACKRLLEKVGLEGYQIGKTKVFLRAGQMAELDARRTEVLGRSANIIQRKVRSYMARKCFTLLRQSAMYMQSVCRGELARRVYGSMRRQAACLRIQRDLRMHLARKAYKELCSSAISIQTGMRGMAARNELRFRRQTRAAIIIQSHCRKFLAHSDYMKVKKAAISTQCAWRARVARKELRKLKMAARETGALQAAKNKLEKQVEELTWRLQLEKRMRVDMEEAKSQENAKLQAALQDMQHKFNETKEMLKKERETAKKAAEQVPVIQEVPVIDHELMNKITAENEKLKALVSSLEKKIDDTEKKYEETNKLSEERLKQTMDAESKIVHLKTAMQRLEEKIFDMESENQVLRQQSLVTPVKRASEHLPPLASKVLENGHYLNEENRTNDHLSLSPTKNYDTPDSKPRKPPFDRQHEDVDALIDCAMKDVGFSQGKPVAAFTIYKCLLHWKSFEAERTSVFDRLIQMFGSAIESEDSNDRMAYWLSNTSTLLFLLQRSLKAAGAGGATPIRKQQTPTSLFGRMAMGFRSSSVNPAAASAALDVVRQVEAKYPALLFKQQLTAYVEKIYGIIRDNLKREINSLLSLCIQAPRASKGSVLRSGRSFGKDSQTSHWQGIIECLNSLLCTLKENFVPPILVQKIFTQTFSYINVQLFNSLLLRRECCTFSNGEYVKAGLAELELWCCQAKEEYAGSAWDELKHIRQAVGFLVIHQKYRISYDEITNDLCPILSVQQLYRICTLYWDDNYNTRSVSPDVIASMRVLMTEDSNSAVSSSFLLDDNSSIPFSVDELSNALQLRDFLDVKPADELLENPAFQFLHE; encoded by the exons ATG GCTGCTTTAATCAGCTTAGGGATAGGTTCTCTTGTTTGGGTAGAAGATCCTGATGTAGCCTGGATAGATGGGGAAGTTGTGGAGGTCAATGGTCAAGAAGTTAAAGTTCTTACTACGTCAGGGAAGACG GTTGTTGTCAAGTCTACCAATGTTTACCCTAAAGATGCGGAGGCCCCGCCATGTGGAGTGGATGATATGACAAGATTGGCTTATTTACACGAACCAGGAGTTCTATACAATCTAAGGAGTAGATATGATATCAATGAAATATAT ACTTACACAGGAAATATATTAATAGCCGTGAACCCTTTTACAAGGTTACCTCATCTGTATGATAACCATATGATGCAACAGTATAAAGGTGCTGCATTTGGGGAGCTCAGCCCTCACCCTTTTGCTGTTGCAGATGCTGCATACAG ACTAATGATGAATGATGGAATAAATCAGTCAATTTTAGTTAGTGGTGAGAGTGGGGCAGGTAAAACAGAAAGTACTAAGCAGCTGATGAGGTATCTTGCATACATGGGAGGTCGAGCGGCAGCTGAGGGCAGGACGGTTGAGCAGCAAGTTCTGGAG TCTAATCCTGTTCTGGAAGCATTTGGTAATGCAAAGACTGTGAGAAACAATAATTCGAG TCGTTTTGGTAAGTTTGTGGAGATTCAGTTTGATGACAAGGGAAGGATCTCAGGAGCTGCTGTTAGAACTTATTTGCTGGAAAGATCCCGTGTTTGTCAAGTGTCTGATCCTGAGCGAAATTACCATTGTTTCTACATGCTCTGTGCTGCACCACAAGAG GATCTTCAAAGGTACAAGTTGGGAGATCCCAGATCATTCCACTACCTGAATCAGACAAATTGCTACATGTTAGATGGAGTTGACGATTCCAAAGAATACTTGGCAACAAGGAAGGCAATGGACATTGTTGGAATAAATGCTGATGAGCAG GATGGCATATTTCGAGTTGTGGCTTCAATCCTCCATCTTGGTAACATTGAATTtgccaaaggaaaagaaatagacTCGTCTGTGCCCAAAGATGAGAAGTCATGGTTCCATTTGAGAACTGCTGCAGAGCTGTTGAT GTGTGATGCAAAGGCTTTGGAGGATTCTCTATGTAAACGAGTTATTGTAACTCGTGATGAAACCATCACCAAATGGCTTGATCCTGAAGCTGCAGTTGTCAGTAGAGATGCTTTGGCAAAAGTTGTATACTCAAGATTGTTTGACTG GCTTGTGGATAAGATTAACAGTTCAATTGGTCAAGATCCCAACTCGAAACTTTTAATCGGAGTGCTGGATATTTATGGGTTTGAGAGTTTCAAGACTAACAG CTTTGAACAATTTTGCATTAATTTGACTAATGAGAAGCTTCAACAGCATTTCAATCAG CATGTGTTTAAAATGGAGCAAGAAGAGTACACAAAAGAAGAGATTAACTGGAGTTATATTGAATTCATTGACAATCAGGATGTTCTTGATCTCATTGAAAAG AAACCTGGAGGTATTATTGCTCTTCTTGATGAAGCTTG CATGTTTCCGAGATCAACTCATGAAACTTTTGCCCAAAAGCTCTACCAGACTTTCAAAAATAATAAGCGCTTCAGCAAGCCAAAACTGTCGCGTTCTGACTTCACTGTTTGTCACTATGCTGGAGAT GTCACTTACCAAACTGAATTGTTTCTGGACAAAAACAAAGACTATGTAATTGCTGAACATCAAGATCTTCTAAATGCCTCAACGTGTTCTTTTGTTGCGGGTTTGTTTCCACCTACTGGTGAGGAGTCCTCGAAACAGTCCAAGTTTTCTTCTATTGGCTCAAGGTTCAAG CAACAAttgcaatctttgcttgaaactCTGAATGGCACTGAGCCACATTATATACGATGTGTAAAACCTAATAATCTGCTGAAGCCAGCTATCTTTGAGAATCAGAATGTTCTGCAACAATTGCGCTGTGGG GGAGTGATGGAGGCAATCAGGATAAGTTGTGCCGGATATCCTACAAGAAAACCTTTTTATGAATTTCTTGATCGTTTTGGGATTCTTGCACCTGATGTTTTGGACGGAAG TAATGATGAGGTTGCGGCATGCAAGAGGCTTTTGGAGAAAGTTGGTCTTGAAGGTTATCAG ATTGGTAAGACAAAGGTGTTTCTACGGGCTGGTCAGATGGCTGAGCTGGATGCCAGGAGGACTGAGGTCCTAGGGAGATCAGCCAACATTATTCAGAGGAAAGTTCGGTCCTACATGGCACGGAAATGTTTTACATTGTTGCGTCAGTCAGCAATGTATATGCAATCTGTCTGCAGAG GAGAACTTGCTCGGCGAGTATATGGAAGCATGCGAAGGCAGGCTGCTTGTCTAAGAATCCAGAGGGATCTGCGCATGCATTTGGCTAGGAAAGCCTACAAAGAACTGTGCTCCTCTGCTATCTCAATTCAGACAGGAATGCGGGGAATGGCTGCACGGAATGAGCTTCGATTCCGAAGGCAGACAAGAGCGGCAATCATCATTCAG AGCCATTGTCGCAAATTCTTGGCCCATTCAGACTATATGAAGGTGAAAAAGGCTGCAATTAGCACACAATGTGCTTGGAGAGCTAGAGTTGCTCGCAAAGAACTGCGGAAGCTTAAGATG GCTGCCAGGGAAACTGGTGCCCTCCAAGCTGCTAAGAATAAATTAGAGAAGCAAGTTGAAGAATTGACTTGGAGATTACAACTGGAGAAACGCATGAGG GTTGACATGGAAGAAGCAAAGTCACAAGAGAATGCGAAGCTACAAGCTGCTTTGCAAGATATGCAACATAAGTTTAATGAAACTAAAGAAATGCTAAAGAAGGAACGTGAAACTGCCAAAAAGGCAGCTGAGCAGGTCCCGGTTATACAGGAAGTCCCTGTTATTGATCAtgaattgatgaataaaatcacaGCTGAAAATGAGAAACTCAAG gCCTTAGTCAGCTCTCTGGAAAAGAAAATTGATGATACAGAGAAAAAATATGAAGAGACTAACAAACTCAGTGAGGAGAGGCTGAAACAGACCATGGATGCTGAGTCCAAGATTGTTCATTTAAAGACTGCTATGCAAAG ACTTGAAGAGAAAATCTTTGATATGGAATCTGAAAACCAAGTTCTTCGGCAGCAATCCTTAGTAACACCTGTAAAAAGGGCATCAGAACATTTGCCACCTTTAGCATCCAAG GTATTGGAAAATGGCCACTATTTGAACGAGGAAAACAGGACAAAT GACCATTTAAGCCTTTCACCCACCAAAAATTATGATACTCCTGATAGCAAGCCAAGGAAGCCCCCATTTGATCGCCAACAT GAGGATGTTGATGCACTTATTGACTGTGCCATGAAAGATGTTGGCTTTAGTCAAGGCAAGCCTGTTGCCGCTTTTACCATTTACAAATGTCTTCTCCACTGGAAGTCTTTTGAAGCTGAAAGGACCAGTGTCTTTGATCGTCTCATTCAGATGTTTGGTTCAGCCATTGAG AGTGAAGACAGCAATGATCGTATGGCATATTGGCTGTCAAATACCTCGACCTTGTTGTTCCTACTCCAAAGAAGCTTAAAAGCTGCCGGTGCTGGTGGGGCAACTCCAATCCGTAAACAGCAAACTCCAACATCTCTGTTTGGGAGAATGGCAATG GGATTCCGCTCGTCTTCAGTCAACCCTGCTGCAGCTTCAGCTGCACTTGATGTAGTGCGCCAAGTTGAGGCAAAGTATCCAGCTCTACTTTTCAAGCAGCAGCTTACAGCATATGTTGAAAAAATCTATGGGATTATTCGAGACAATTTGAAGAGGGAGATTAATTCACTCCTTTCGTTGTGTATCCAG GCACCAAGGGCCTCCAAGGGAAGCGTGCTAAGATCAGGAAGGTCCTTTGGTAAAGATTCTCAAACAAGTCACTGGCAGGGAATAATTGAGTGCCTCAACTCTCTTCTTTGTACATTAAAAGAAAACTTT GTGCCTCCAATTCTTGTTCAGAAAATATTTACTCAAACATTCTCATACATCAATGTCCAACTCTTTAACAG TCTTCTTCTGCGGCGTGAGTGTTGTACATTTAGCAATGGGGAATACGTAAAAGCAGGCTTAGCAGAATTAGAGCTATGGTGCTGCCAGGCAAAAGAGGAG TATGCAGGCTCAGCTTGGGATGAACTCAAACATATAAGACAAGCTGTTGGTTTCCTG GTTATACATCAGAAGTACAGAATATCTTATGATGAGATTACCAATGATTTGTGTCCT ATTCTCAGTGTTCAACAGCTGTACAGAATTTGTACTTTATACTGGGATGACAACTATAATACTCGAAGTGTATCCCCTGAT GTCATAGCCAGCATGAGGGTTTTAATGACTGAAGATTCTAATAGTGCCGTTAGTAGCTCCTTTTTATTGGATGACAATTCCAG CATTCCGTTCTCAGTCGATGAGCTTTCAAATGCACTCCAACTCAGGGACTTTTTAGATGTCAAACCAGCAGATGAGCTTCTCGAGAATCCAGCCTTCCAATTTTTACACGAGTGA